Proteins from one Mycteria americana isolate JAX WOST 10 ecotype Jacksonville Zoo and Gardens chromosome 1, USCA_MyAme_1.0, whole genome shotgun sequence genomic window:
- the ARL11 gene encoding ADP-ribosylation factor-like protein 11, which yields MGKLISKGQRKRDARVVMLGLDFAGKSTLLYKLKSGQAVKTCPTVGFNVESLQTPCRVSFTLWDVGGQGSLRASWPDYLEDTNTLVFVLDSTDTARLPEAAAALEEVLSHPSMDGIPVLLLANKQEVPGALAPAELGERLRRGRLAGCRWVLRGCSAHTGQGLQEALAVLGQLLRGLEQSSPSQEQPLAGPAGRRQAPGQT from the coding sequence ATGGGGAAGCTGATCTCCAAAGGCCAGCGCAAAAGAGATGCTCGAGTTGTCATGCTGGGGCTCGACTTCGCTGGCAAATCCACCCTTCTGTACAAACTGAAGAGCGGCCAGGCTGTGAAGACCTGCCCAACGGTGGGCTTCAACGTGGAGTCTCTCCAAACGCCCTGTCGCGTATCCTTCACCCTCTGGGATGTCGGCGGACAAGGCAGCCTGCGGGCAAGCTGGCCTGACTACCTGGAGGACACCAACACCCTCGTCTTCGTGCTCGACAGCACAGACACGGCCCGACTGCCTGAAGCAGCAGCGGCGCTGGAGGAAGTGCTGAGCCACCCCAGCATGGATGGCATCCCCGTCCTCCTCCTGGCCAACAAGCAGGAGGTGCCGGGAGCACTGGCTCCCGCCGAGCTGGGGgagcggctgcggcgggggcggctggcggggTGCCGCTGGGTGCTCCGGGGGTGCAGCGCCCACACCGGACAGGGCCTGCAGGAAGCCCTGGCCGTCCTGGGACAGCTGCTGCGGGGTCTGGAGCAGAGCTCCCCGTCCCAAGAGCAGCCCCTCGCAGGGCCAGCAGGGAGGAGGCAAGCCCCAGGGCAAACCTGA